CCGAACACGCCCAGCTCTGCCATCTCGTTGATGATCTCGATGGGGATGAGCTTGTCCTGGTCGTGAACCTCGGGAGCCAGCGGGATGACCTTGTCGTTCGAGAATTTCGCGAACTGATCCTGGATCATTTCCAGGGTCTCATCATTGATCGCGAAGGCGCCGGCCTTGCCGTCCTTTTCGCGAATGAGATCGACGATTTTCTTGTAGTCCTCGGTGCGCGCGCCGGCGGCCAGATAGGCTTTTACCGCCTCGTTGCCCGCGAACTCGTGGAGCTCCGCGCTCGTGAGGCCGATCTCCTTGACCGAGATCTTCTCGGCCTGGCTGAGCGTGATGTCCGTGAGGAAGTGGTGCGCAACCTGGGCGAGGTAAGCAGTGGCCAGTCGCTGTTCGAGCTCGCCGTTCTGGGACTCGCCATAGGCGGCCATCTGACGGGCGGCTTCGACCTCGGTCGCCATAGCGGCGACGGCATGGGCGGCCATCTGGTGCTCTTCGACGAGCTTTGCGCTGACCTTGTCGCCTTCGCAGACCCTGGTCTTCACCGCGGCGCGGGCCTTCTGATAGAGATTCTCGAGTTGGGTGACGAGCTCCTGGGCCCGTCCGGCGTCGAACACTTCGGACATGGTGCGGACTCCTCGGGCCCGCCCGGCCCCACATGAGACCGGGCGGGATTTGGGAAAGTGACTTAGTGGTTGTGGCCCGACTTGAGGTCGTTGAATTCCGTCTGGGAAATGAGGCCCAGGTCGAGACCCTTCTGCGCGTCGAGCATGCCCAGCGCAATGGCCTTGCGCAGGCGGTTGCGCACGTGGCGGTCGGTGGCGCGGTCGGCCATCTGGCCGCCGATCATTGCCGCGCCGAGGCCGGCCTTCTTGGCCTCCTCGTATTCTTCGACTTCCTTGAGCTCTTTCTCGATGGTGTGCGCGCCGACGGCGTTGCCGTAGGCGATCATCACCATGAAGAGCTGGAGGGGGTGGCCGACCCACTTGCCGCTCATGCCGATGTTGATGCCGTGCAGGGAGTCGTCGTAGACCTCCTTGAGGGCGCCGAGAATCTTGATCTTGTTGTCGGCGTCGCTCAGGTCCTTGCCCTTCACGGGGTAGTTGAGCGTCATATTGTCGATGGCCGGCACGTTCAGGCCGCCGCAGAGGTTGACGATCTCCATGCGAACGTGGTCGCAAAGGGGGTTGTTGTTCTCGATGGTCGGCAGGTTGGTATCGGCGCTGTAGTCGGCGATGCCCCAGATGAGACCGGCCAGACGGTTGCGCGCGGCCTTGGCCAGATCGGGCATGTTGGCTACGGCCCAGCCCGACTCGATGAGGAACTCCAGGCGAATGGTATTTTCCTTGAGGCCGATTTCCTTCTCCAGGTTGCCCAGCAGCTCGCACACCCACGCCATCTCGTCGGGGTGCTCGACCTTCGGCCAGATGATGCCGTCGATGGGGAAGTCCTTGTCACCTACGCGCTTGGCGGTCTCGAGCATGACGGTCGTGAGGTCCGTTGCGCTGTATTCCAGCAGGAGGCCCGAGGGACGGTAGAAGGCCAGCGTTTGCTGCCAGTCGAGCTCGGTGAAAGCGCGGATTGCGCTCTGGCGGCCGACCTCGAGCACTTCGGGGGTGAGCGCCTGGGCGTCCTCACCGTCCACCATGACGAGCGGCGAACCGAGGTAACCGTTGAGCGGAGCCTTCACTGCGTCGACGGGCTGGTCGATCGTCTGGGCGATGTCCTCGAAGCTGATCCCCAGCTTCTCCAGCAGGCGCTCAACGCTGCTCATGCCGGCGACGGCCTTCGAGACCATGTTGAAGTTCGAGGCGGGCGTGGTGAAGTGCGCGAGCTGACGCAGGTAGCGAATCGGCATCTCCACCTGGTTGGCATTGCGGGTCTTGAGCAGGGCTTCGCGCTTCTTGTTGGCGGCGGCGATGATTCCCTCGTACTCGGAGTAGTTGATCTCGATCTTGCTTTCGGCTGCGTCGCTCATGACGGCATCCTCTCTTTCAACGTGACAGATTGGTCGAAAACCATGCGGCCCCGGAGGGGTTCCGGGACCGCGGTTGGGTCATCCTGCGTTTCGCCGGTTCTTTGTTGAACCTGCGACTTAGGCCACCGGGTGCTTGAGGTCCGGGTTCTGCACCGGCGCCTCGCCCGAGTAGTCGTAAAAGCCCTTGCCGGTCTTGCGGCCCAGATAACCGAGCTGCACCAGACGGGTCAGGGTGTGCGGCGGCGAGTTCGTCTCGGTGCGCGCATCGGCGTAGATGTTCTGCGACATGGCGATCACCACATCGAGGCCGATGTAGTCGGCCAGCTCGAAGGGGCCCATCGGGTGGGCGGCGCCGAGCTTCATGGCCTTGTCGATGCCTGCGATGGTGCCGGTGCCCTGCTCGAGCAGGCGAATGGCGCTGAGCATGTAGGGCGTGAGAAGGCGGTTGACGATAAAGCCCGTGGTGTCCTGAACGACGACCGGGTCCTTCTTGCAGGCCTTGCAGAACTCCACGAGCTCGGCGATGACGCCGGACGAGGTCTCGAAGGCGTGAACGACTTCGACGAGCTTCATCACCGGCGCCGGGTTGAAGAAGTGCAGGCCGGCCACGCGGGCGCGGGTCTCACACACGGCCATCATGGCGGTGATGGAGAGCGTCGAGGTGTTGCTGGCCAGGATGCAGTCCTTGGAGACGATGCCTTCGAGCTTCTTGAACAGATCGATCTTGGTGTCGAGGTCCTCGATGATGGACTCGATGATCAGGTCGCAGTCCTTGAGGGCGTCGAGTTTGTCGGTGAAGTTGATGCGGCCCATGATGCCGTTCTTGTCGTCCTCGGAGATCTTCTCCTTGGCGACCAGCTTCCCGAGGCCCTTGTCCAGCTTGCCAGAAGCCTTGTCCGTCGAGCCGGGCGTTGCCTTGACGGCGACGACCTCAAAACCGGCCTGTCCTGCGACCTGAACGACGCCCAGGCCCATTGCTCCGAGTCCTACTACTCCAACCTTCTTAATTGCCATGATTCAAGCTCCTTGCTGAGTCTCGATCCCCAGTGTGGTTTCGTTGTTGTTTAAGCGGTCTTGCCGAGTCCGGCCTCAGCGGCCTGAACCAGGATTGCCATCTTGCCCTTGTGCTTGTTCTCGAACATGAGCTGGTGAGCCTTCGCCGTCTCGTCGAAGCTGAAGGTCTCGTCCAGCGTGGGGTTGATCTTCTTCTGGACAATCAACTCGTTGGCCAGGTTGCACTCATAGGCGTTGGCGAAGTGGCTGCCGAGGATTTCCTTCTGGCGCATCCACAGGTAGCGCACGTCGAAGTTGAGCTCGAAGCCGCTGGTGGCGCCGCAGATGACGACCCGGCCCATCTTCTTGACGACGAAAACGCTCGTCGAGAAGGTCTGCTGGCCGACGTGCTCGAAGACCACGTCGACGTCCTTGCCGCCGGTGAATTCACGGATGGCGCCGCCGAAGGCGCGCATCATCTTGGATTCTTCTTTCTTCTCTTCGGGAGTGGAGGGGATGCCCTTGGGGAACTGGAAGTCCTTGCGGTTGATCGCGCCCACGGCTCCAAGGTCAATCACCATCTGCTTCTTCTCTTCGCTGGAGACGACGCCGATGGCGTTGGCGCCGGCAAGCTTGCAGAGCTGCACGGCGAAGGCGCCGAGGCCGCCCGCGGCACCCCAGATGAGGACGTTCTCCCCCGGCTGGATCTTCGCGCGGGTAAAGAGCATGCGGTAGGCGGTGAAGTAGGTCAGGCCGTAGCTGGCGGCCTCTTCCCAGGTCAGGTGCTTGGGCTTGGGCAGAAGCTGCTGGCTCTGCACCTTGGTGAACTGGGCGAAGCTGCCCCAGTTGGTCTCGTATCCCCAGATCTTCTGGTTCTCGCAGGCCATCGGGTCCTGGCCGTTGCAGGCCGGGCACTCGCCGCAGCTCTGGTTGCAGTGAAGGATGACTTCATCGCCGACTTTCCAGCGAGTCACTTCCGAGCCGACCTTCCACACGATGCCCGAAGCATCCGAACCACCGATGTGGAAGTCGTATCCGGTGTAGCGCATGATGTCGACGGGCTTGCCCTGGGCAGCCCACACGCAGTTGAAGTTCACGCCGGCAGCCATGACCAGAACGAGGACATCGTTGGCGCCGATCTCGGGGACTTCAATCTCTTCGATATTCATGGCGTCTTTGGGCTCGCCAAACTTGCCCTGACGAATGACGACTGCCTTCATCTTGGCGGGGACTTCGCCGATGGCGGACGGAACCGTACCGAGCTCGATCATGTGCTTCTCCTTCAGCCTGAACTTGTCGTTTTGATGCGGGGCCCGCGCGGGTGGTGAGGGCGGCCTCAATCCCGGGGTGAATCAATACGCTGAATGAATCAGCGTTCACCGTTGGGCGGCCCTACAGTTTCTTGAATGGCGCACTTTGTCAACCCCGCGAGCGCACCGCAGGGAGGCATTTGAGCGGGATTTGGAGAAATTCTGAAGGTGACTGGGGAGTCAGTGCGCGGGCCCCTGCCCGACTGATGAATCAGTCGCCGCTCTCACCGCCGTCGCGGCCTCCGCCGGGCAGAACGGTGATGGCCTTGCGGGTGGGAACCGGGCCCGATTCGCGGCCAGAGAGGGCGTCCTCGGCCTTCCCGACGACGCCCTTGATCACCTTGACCCCGCGACCGCCGGTGTTGTTGGCCAGGAAATCGATGGCCCGCCGCAGCAGCACGAGCACGCGCTCGTCGCCGGCCCAGTGCTCGACGACGATGCTCCAGTGTTCCTCGCGCAGCAGCCCCTGCAGGGCCCAGGCAACCACGGCGATGTCGTCCAAAATTCCGATGGGTCCGAGCAGGTAGTCGGGCAGGAGGTCGATGGGCGAGGCGACGTAGGCCAGCGCCACGCCGAGCTTGGCTTTCTGAAGAAGCGGAATGCGCGGATCGCCGACCAGACGCACCAGCAGGTGCGAGAGATCGGGCGCGGCAAGGCCCGCCTCCACGAGCTGGCGTGCCAGCGGGCGGGCATCGGCCCAGTCGCGCACGCGCTCGCGCCAGCGCTGATAGAAGTCGCCGAGACCTTGCGCGTCGCCCGCGTCGATCACCCGCGCGCGCTTTTCGGAATCCTTGGCCATGTCCGCCTCCGGGAATTTTCCAAGTGTACCGGGGGCTTAGGCCCGAAGGCAAAGTCGCTGGCGGAGTGGCCCGAATCTCGGTAGCATGGTCCCTGCACCAACAACCCGTTGCGGCTTTTTGTGGCTCTTTGTAGGGAGGGAACCATGTCGAGACTGACCGGCCAGACCGTGCCCGCGCGTTTTCTTGCGCGGGTAGAAAAGACCCCCAATCACCCGGCCTACTGGCACATGCAGGACGGCAAGTGGATCCAGCGAACCTGGAAGGATCTGGAGAACGAGTCCGCGCGCTTTGGCGCCGGGCTGCAGGCCGTGGGGCATGGCAGCGGTGAGAGCGTGGCCATCATGGCCGACACCGTGCCCGAGTGGGTGAGCTGCGACCTCGGAGCGCTCGGCATCGGCGCCACGGTGATCGGCGTCTACCAGACGCTCACTCCCAGCCAGGCCGAGTACGTCATCGACCACTCGGACGCGACGACGCTCATCGTGCAGGGACAGAAGTATCTCGACACCGTCCTTGAGATTCAGAGCAAGCTGCCCAAGGTAAAGCGCATCATCTCCTGGGATGATGTCGAGACCGCGCAGGACGACCGCATCCTTCTCTATGCCGACGTGATGGCCAAGGGCGAGACCGCGCTGAAACTCGACACCGGGCACTGGCGAAAGAGCGTCAAGGAGCTCGACCCCAACCAGTGCGCGCTCATCATCTACACCTCCGGCACGACCGGCCCGCCCAAGGGCGCGATGCTCAGCCACTCGAATATCGTCTTCATGATGGAGACGCTGAGCCAAACCATGGACGCCGATGAAAACGACGTGTCCTTCGCGTTCCTTCCCATGGCACACGTGGCCGAGCACGTGGTCGGCAACTACGCGCGCATCGAGATCGGCTTTGGCGGCTACTTCGCCCGCAGCCTGGAGACCGTCATCGACGACGTGGCCGTCGCCAGGCCGACGGTATTCGGTTCGGTGCCGCGCATCTTTGAAAAAGTCTACGCCAAGGTGCAGTCGGGCCTCGAAGAAGCGCCCGAGGGCAAGCGCAAGA
This window of the Chrysiogenia bacterium genome carries:
- the ccrA gene encoding crotonyl-CoA carboxylase/reductase; this encodes MIELGTVPSAIGEVPAKMKAVVIRQGKFGEPKDAMNIEEIEVPEIGANDVLVLVMAAGVNFNCVWAAQGKPVDIMRYTGYDFHIGGSDASGIVWKVGSEVTRWKVGDEVILHCNQSCGECPACNGQDPMACENQKIWGYETNWGSFAQFTKVQSQQLLPKPKHLTWEEAASYGLTYFTAYRMLFTRAKIQPGENVLIWGAAGGLGAFAVQLCKLAGANAIGVVSSEEKKQMVIDLGAVGAINRKDFQFPKGIPSTPEEKKEESKMMRAFGGAIREFTGGKDVDVVFEHVGQQTFSTSVFVVKKMGRVVICGATSGFELNFDVRYLWMRQKEILGSHFANAYECNLANELIVQKKINPTLDETFSFDETAKAHQLMFENKHKGKMAILVQAAEAGLGKTA
- a CDS encoding long-chain fatty acid--CoA ligase, coding for MSRLTGQTVPARFLARVEKTPNHPAYWHMQDGKWIQRTWKDLENESARFGAGLQAVGHGSGESVAIMADTVPEWVSCDLGALGIGATVIGVYQTLTPSQAEYVIDHSDATTLIVQGQKYLDTVLEIQSKLPKVKRIISWDDVETAQDDRILLYADVMAKGETALKLDTGHWRKSVKELDPNQCALIIYTSGTTGPPKGAMLSHSNIVFMMETLSQTMDADENDVSFAFLPMAHVAEHVVGNYARIEIGFGGYFARSLETVIDDVAVARPTVFGSVPRIFEKVYAKVQSGLEEAPEGKRKMAQWAIRTGVEAARLEGEGKSVPFMLKLKRAVADKLVLSKIRKLFGGRVKFFISGAAPIALDILEFFQACGMITYEVYGMTESTGLITGNRPESWKLGTVGPIIPDVEVVIAGDGEILTRGKHVFMGYFKNEDATKETIDAEGWLHTGDIGEFDDGGFLRITDRKKNLIITAGGKNVAPSNIENLLKGDPLISQVLVHGDKRNFLSALITLDPDESAAFAQKHGLKPEDVPTSKQAHDHVAKHVEACNADLARYESIKKWEILPEDFTVENEMLTPTMKVKRKQVEEKYRSVLDGFYG
- a CDS encoding DUF1232 domain-containing protein, with translation MAKDSEKRARVIDAGDAQGLGDFYQRWRERVRDWADARPLARQLVEAGLAAPDLSHLLVRLVGDPRIPLLQKAKLGVALAYVASPIDLLPDYLLGPIGILDDIAVVAWALQGLLREEHWSIVVEHWAGDERVLVLLRRAIDFLANNTGGRGVKVIKGVVGKAEDALSGRESGPVPTRKAITVLPGGGRDGGESGD
- a CDS encoding 3-hydroxyacyl-CoA dehydrogenase family protein; translated protein: MAIKKVGVVGLGAMGLGVVQVAGQAGFEVVAVKATPGSTDKASGKLDKGLGKLVAKEKISEDDKNGIMGRINFTDKLDALKDCDLIIESIIEDLDTKIDLFKKLEGIVSKDCILASNTSTLSITAMMAVCETRARVAGLHFFNPAPVMKLVEVVHAFETSSGVIAELVEFCKACKKDPVVVQDTTGFIVNRLLTPYMLSAIRLLEQGTGTIAGIDKAMKLGAAHPMGPFELADYIGLDVVIAMSQNIYADARTETNSPPHTLTRLVQLGYLGRKTGKGFYDYSGEAPVQNPDLKHPVA